One Bacillus amyloliquefaciens DSM 7 = ATCC 23350 DNA window includes the following coding sequences:
- a CDS encoding MFS transporter: MKTRLLWISCFSYGSIAFTLVILGAVLPELLTHYSQTYSNGGVLVFSQFMGFLVGVIGMPYMVKKFGRKNVVIFGLALISCEVFITFLPPWPLLFLLVSIAGLGAGLVESCVGTIILTAIKERQAVAMSKMEVAYGLGALFMPLLSGFLINSHMWTIAFLVLGLSSFALLIAWKQMSFGSIDQLLIRKDVSSDGTKKESTGYRSHGLLFIALAAAYFFFYGGSEVSIVHFIPSIFAEKWDIPNSLATITVTVYWTGMIIGRLLTGPVSEKLTYHRYLRIISVGGLAALAVLALSKSVWFGFALCFFLGLFMAGMFAIALIITNHFYPGKTETTTSILLASNGLGGSLLPIAVGWSLDEYPAQTAFWLFTALMLLMLLIVFSLRMLETIKSNSLQNHSSKAKSI; this comes from the coding sequence ATGAAAACTCGTCTGCTGTGGATAAGCTGTTTTTCTTATGGATCGATTGCCTTTACACTTGTTATTCTTGGAGCCGTACTCCCTGAGTTACTCACACATTATTCACAAACCTACAGCAATGGCGGAGTACTAGTATTTTCTCAGTTCATGGGCTTCCTCGTGGGTGTCATCGGAATGCCTTACATGGTGAAAAAGTTCGGGCGCAAAAACGTCGTTATCTTTGGCCTGGCACTCATCAGCTGTGAGGTTTTCATCACCTTCCTGCCGCCCTGGCCGCTGCTCTTTCTTCTCGTCAGTATAGCAGGACTCGGTGCTGGATTGGTGGAATCCTGCGTAGGCACGATTATCCTCACTGCTATTAAAGAAAGACAAGCCGTGGCTATGAGCAAGATGGAAGTGGCTTACGGATTAGGGGCGCTGTTCATGCCTCTGCTTTCAGGCTTTCTTATCAACAGCCACATGTGGACAATTGCTTTTTTAGTATTAGGGTTATCCAGTTTTGCACTTTTAATCGCATGGAAGCAAATGAGTTTTGGGAGCATTGATCAGCTTCTCATACGCAAAGATGTCTCTTCCGACGGCACTAAAAAAGAAAGCACCGGCTATCGGTCACATGGATTGCTGTTTATTGCCCTGGCAGCTGCTTACTTCTTCTTTTACGGAGGCAGTGAAGTTTCAATTGTACATTTTATCCCCTCCATCTTCGCTGAGAAATGGGATATCCCCAACTCCTTAGCAACGATAACAGTCACCGTGTATTGGACTGGGATGATTATCGGCAGGTTATTAACAGGTCCGGTATCTGAAAAGCTGACATATCACCGTTATCTCCGTATTATAAGCGTTGGCGGCCTGGCTGCACTTGCTGTATTAGCACTAAGTAAAAGCGTATGGTTCGGTTTTGCCCTTTGCTTCTTTTTAGGACTGTTCATGGCCGGCATGTTTGCAATAGCCCTAATCATCACCAATCATTTTTACCCAGGAAAGACAGAAACAACTACCAGTATTCTGCTTGCCTCAAACGGATTAGGGGGTTCACTCCTTCCGATCGCCGTCGGCTGGAGCTTGGATGAGTATCCCGCACAAACCGCGTTCTGGCTGTTCACTGCACTGATGCTCCTGATGCTGCTGATTGTGTTCAGTTTAAGAATGCTCGAGACAATAAAATCAAACAGTCTTCAAAATCACAGCAGCAAAGCAAAATCAATATAA
- a CDS encoding aspartate aminotransferase family protein, translated as MGTKEITNPDSLYYSVDDVVMERGEGIYLYDQEGNEYIDCASATFNLNLGYGNKEVIDTVKDQADKLIHVTSSFQTDAVNKLAEKLVEIAPDNLTKVHPKVSSGSGANEGAIKMAQYYSGKTDVISLFRSHLGQTYMTSALSGNSFRKEPFPPQISFGLQVPDPYCSRCFYNQKPDSCGMLCVERINDFIEYASNGKIAAMIIEPISGNGGNVVPPKEYFKQLRKLCDEHDIALIFDEIQTGFGRTGKMFAADHFDVKPNMMTVAKGLGGTGFQVAATLTEEKYTGLPGYTHSFTYGSNVMAAAAACKTIDIMQRPGFLENVTTVGNYIMDRLETMKEDFAFISEVRGVGLMIGVEIVKENNEPDVELTNYIAKRAMDYGLILRTSRYGFGNVFKIRPPLTITLSEAEVLCYRLRKLLEEIK; from the coding sequence GTGGGAACGAAGGAAATCACGAATCCAGACAGCTTGTATTACAGTGTTGACGATGTAGTAATGGAGCGCGGAGAAGGGATTTACCTGTACGATCAAGAAGGTAATGAGTATATTGATTGTGCTTCTGCCACGTTTAACTTGAATTTAGGATACGGTAACAAAGAAGTCATTGATACGGTTAAAGATCAAGCCGATAAGCTGATCCATGTGACATCGTCCTTTCAAACAGACGCCGTAAATAAACTAGCAGAAAAACTAGTCGAAATCGCCCCCGATAATCTCACAAAAGTACACCCTAAAGTCAGCAGCGGTTCCGGTGCGAATGAAGGAGCTATTAAAATGGCTCAGTATTACTCCGGGAAAACCGACGTCATCTCCTTATTTCGAAGCCACCTCGGACAAACCTATATGACATCCGCTTTGTCCGGCAACTCATTCAGAAAAGAACCTTTCCCGCCGCAAATCTCTTTTGGCCTACAAGTACCTGATCCCTATTGCAGCCGCTGTTTTTATAATCAGAAACCTGATTCGTGCGGTATGCTGTGCGTAGAAAGAATTAATGATTTTATTGAGTATGCGAGCAATGGAAAAATTGCCGCCATGATTATTGAACCGATATCCGGAAACGGAGGAAACGTCGTTCCGCCTAAAGAGTATTTTAAACAGCTGAGAAAGCTATGTGATGAACATGATATCGCCCTGATCTTTGATGAAATTCAGACCGGGTTCGGACGGACGGGTAAAATGTTTGCCGCGGACCATTTCGATGTGAAACCCAATATGATGACCGTAGCAAAAGGGCTCGGGGGCACAGGCTTTCAAGTTGCCGCCACTCTGACGGAGGAGAAGTATACCGGACTTCCGGGATATACACATTCCTTTACGTACGGATCTAATGTGATGGCCGCTGCAGCCGCGTGTAAAACCATAGATATCATGCAGCGTCCAGGATTTTTGGAAAACGTAACGACGGTCGGAAATTATATTATGGACCGCTTAGAAACGATGAAAGAGGATTTTGCTTTTATTTCTGAAGTAAGAGGCGTCGGTCTGATGATCGGTGTTGAGATTGTCAAAGAGAACAATGAACCTGATGTGGAGCTGACCAATTATATTGCCAAACGGGCGATGGATTACGGACTGATTCTCCGGACATCCCGTTACGGATTCGGAAATGTATTTAAAATCCGTCCGCCTTTAACCATTACACTTAGTGAAGCTGAGGTGCTCTGCTACAGACTTCGCAAGCTATTGGAGGAAATCAAGTGA
- a CDS encoding inositol monophosphatase family protein has product MRDYIIELGQYVYQKVKNQKGTLKNRLVNGYSPGGDAQFNIDAAAEEAVLDYIQEKGHPVAFYTEDGGLKLIGENPQYILIVDPIDGTRPAAAGLEMSCISIALASYKPNARIKDIEFAFLLELKSGAYMYGDIYSDTIQFEGYQGELPNLSGVQDIKNMFWSLEFNGHPAQLMTDAYGHLIDQSANNGGVFVFNSASYSISRIITGQMDAYVDIGNRLLKDDPKLLSDFQQVGNGQVLHLFPYDIAASVFLAKKAGVVITDAYGRSLDDTLLTDLSYQNQQSCIAASTKELHQTLLDQIRWGRKEERYEGVGLDS; this is encoded by the coding sequence GTGAGAGACTATATCATTGAGCTTGGACAATATGTTTATCAAAAGGTGAAAAATCAAAAAGGCACGCTGAAAAATCGGCTCGTAAACGGATATTCCCCCGGAGGCGATGCTCAATTTAATATAGACGCCGCTGCTGAGGAGGCGGTGCTGGATTATATTCAAGAAAAGGGCCATCCGGTTGCTTTTTACACGGAGGATGGCGGCCTCAAGCTGATTGGAGAGAATCCGCAATATATTTTAATTGTAGATCCGATAGACGGAACGCGCCCGGCCGCCGCGGGACTTGAAATGTCATGTATTTCGATTGCGCTTGCTTCCTATAAGCCAAACGCAAGAATTAAGGATATCGAATTTGCTTTTTTACTTGAATTGAAATCAGGCGCTTATATGTACGGTGATATTTACAGCGATACCATTCAATTTGAAGGGTATCAGGGAGAATTGCCGAATTTGAGCGGAGTGCAGGATATTAAAAATATGTTTTGGAGCCTTGAGTTTAACGGGCATCCGGCGCAGCTGATGACGGACGCATACGGCCATTTGATTGACCAGTCGGCCAATAACGGCGGAGTCTTTGTTTTCAACAGCGCTTCTTATTCGATTTCACGAATTATTACGGGGCAGATGGATGCTTATGTGGATATCGGCAATCGTCTGCTGAAAGATGATCCGAAGCTGCTTTCAGATTTTCAGCAGGTCGGGAACGGACAGGTGCTGCACTTATTTCCTTATGATATTGCCGCGAGCGTCTTTTTGGCGAAGAAAGCGGGAGTGGTCATTACGGATGCGTACGGCCGGTCTTTAGACGACACACTTCTGACAGATTTAAGTTACCAGAATCAGCAATCATGTATCGCTGCATCAACGAAGGAGCTTCATCAGACATTATTAGACCAAATCCGCTGGGGCAGAAAGGAAGAGAGATATGAAGGCGTTGGTCTGGACTCCTAA
- a CDS encoding zinc-dependent alcohol dehydrogenase, with the protein MKALVWTPNDKLEYQEVDEPQIRKANDVKVKIFGTGICGTDLNVLKGKMNATHHMIMGHESVGAVVEVGPDVTNVKVGDRVVIDPTQFCGKCHYCRRGLTCYCETFEEWQLGIGAHGTFAEYYVGEDRFMYKIPDSMEWERATLVEPLSCVLNVVDKASIQPEDSVLVLGSGPIGLLVQMMVKKLARLTVATEIGSFRSEAASRISDYVYHPEALTVDEVKRINQGRKFDVIFDAIGNQLDWAYPFIEKGGRIVPMGFDDTYEMTVRPYQLLSNGVTIVGTGEARQIMEAALACASDLPQLYDFITEKTELKNYEEAIDHLMGIDPVTKERKDISAIKTILVSDPELL; encoded by the coding sequence ATGAAGGCGTTGGTCTGGACTCCTAATGATAAGCTTGAATATCAAGAGGTGGACGAGCCTCAAATTCGAAAAGCCAATGATGTGAAGGTGAAAATTTTCGGCACCGGTATCTGCGGCACGGACTTAAATGTGCTGAAAGGAAAAATGAATGCAACCCATCATATGATTATGGGGCATGAATCGGTGGGAGCGGTCGTGGAAGTCGGGCCGGACGTGACAAATGTAAAAGTCGGAGACCGCGTCGTGATAGATCCCACACAGTTTTGCGGGAAATGCCATTATTGCCGGAGAGGACTGACGTGTTATTGCGAAACCTTCGAGGAATGGCAGCTTGGAATCGGGGCGCATGGGACGTTTGCGGAATATTACGTGGGGGAAGATCGGTTCATGTACAAAATTCCGGATTCCATGGAATGGGAGCGAGCCACGTTGGTTGAACCTCTCTCCTGTGTGCTGAACGTTGTGGATAAGGCTTCGATTCAGCCGGAGGATTCGGTTTTGGTTTTGGGTTCCGGACCGATCGGACTGCTTGTGCAAATGATGGTGAAAAAACTGGCGCGTTTGACGGTCGCGACTGAAATAGGCAGCTTCCGGAGTGAGGCGGCAAGCCGGATATCGGATTATGTCTACCATCCTGAAGCGCTAACCGTGGATGAAGTGAAACGGATTAATCAAGGAAGAAAATTTGATGTGATTTTTGACGCGATCGGCAACCAGCTTGATTGGGCTTATCCTTTCATTGAAAAGGGAGGCAGAATTGTGCCGATGGGCTTTGATGATACGTATGAGATGACGGTAAGGCCGTACCAGCTGCTGTCAAACGGCGTGACGATTGTGGGCACAGGTGAAGCCCGGCAGATCATGGAGGCTGCGTTGGCATGTGCGTCCGACCTTCCGCAGCTCTATGATTTCATTACTGAAAAGACGGAACTGAAGAATTATGAAGAAGCCATTGATCATCTCATGGGCATCGACCCGGTGACAAAAGAGAGAAAGGATATCAGCGCGATAAAAACCATTCTCGTGTCTGATCCGGAACTTTTATAA
- a CDS encoding SulP family inorganic anion transporter, translating to MVRIFIVKRSRYHLKDYTLQQQWFGNVRKDILAGILVALALIPEAIGFSIIAGVDPMVGLYASFCIAIIISIFGGRPGMISAATGSMAVVMVTLVADYGLQYLFAATILTGIIQFVLGVSKIARLMKFIPRSVMIGFVNALAILIFSAQLPQFKGASWVMYAMLAGSLAIIYLLPKVTTAVPSPLVAIIVMTIIAVVFHADVRTVGDMGGITSSLPHFLIPDVPWTFETLRIIFPYSLALAFVGLLESLLTAQIIDEMTDTDSDKNKESRGQGIANIVNGFFGGMAGCAMIGQSVINTKAGGRGRLSAFTAGAFLMFLIAVLSGIVVKIPMAALVAVMVMVSIGTFDWSSIKGLRKAPLTDSIVMVITVLTVVLTNDLSKGVFVGVLLSAIFFTAKISKLKIVSHSEQKDVRTYKVTGQIFFASVSELMNAIDYDEGVKRIVIDLTGAHVWDDSGAAALEKIVAKCKEYGIEAELKGLNQKSRDLMKQMA from the coding sequence ATGGTGCGGATTTTTATAGTAAAAAGGAGTCGTTATCATTTGAAAGATTATACATTACAGCAGCAATGGTTCGGAAATGTCCGTAAAGACATTCTGGCCGGTATTCTGGTTGCTCTTGCTCTGATTCCTGAGGCAATCGGATTTTCAATTATTGCAGGTGTCGATCCTATGGTCGGCCTTTACGCATCATTTTGCATCGCGATTATTATTTCGATCTTCGGCGGCAGACCGGGAATGATTTCAGCCGCTACAGGTTCGATGGCGGTAGTAATGGTGACTTTGGTGGCCGATTACGGACTGCAGTATTTGTTTGCGGCAACCATTTTGACAGGTATTATTCAATTTGTTCTCGGGGTCAGTAAGATAGCGAGATTAATGAAATTTATTCCGCGTTCGGTCATGATCGGATTTGTGAATGCTTTGGCGATCTTGATTTTTTCTGCGCAGCTGCCGCAGTTCAAAGGGGCATCCTGGGTGATGTACGCCATGCTCGCCGGATCACTGGCTATTATATATCTTTTGCCGAAGGTTACGACGGCCGTGCCGTCTCCGCTGGTGGCGATTATTGTCATGACGATTATTGCGGTGGTTTTCCATGCGGATGTCCGCACAGTCGGTGATATGGGCGGAATTACAAGTTCACTTCCGCATTTCTTGATACCGGATGTTCCGTGGACGTTTGAGACATTGCGGATTATTTTCCCGTATTCACTGGCGCTTGCATTCGTCGGATTGCTTGAGTCATTGCTGACGGCCCAGATCATTGACGAAATGACGGATACGGATAGTGATAAGAACAAAGAAAGCCGCGGACAAGGAATCGCTAATATTGTGAACGGATTTTTCGGAGGGATGGCCGGATGCGCCATGATCGGCCAGTCCGTCATTAATACGAAAGCCGGCGGACGCGGCCGGTTATCAGCTTTTACGGCCGGAGCGTTTTTGATGTTTTTAATTGCCGTATTAAGCGGTATCGTTGTGAAAATTCCGATGGCTGCGCTGGTGGCCGTGATGGTTATGGTGTCCATCGGCACTTTTGATTGGTCATCGATTAAAGGCTTGCGGAAAGCGCCTCTTACGGATTCAATCGTTATGGTTATTACCGTCTTGACGGTCGTCCTGACAAATGATTTATCGAAGGGTGTTTTCGTGGGTGTGTTATTAAGCGCAATCTTTTTCACGGCTAAAATTTCTAAGCTGAAGATTGTATCACATTCCGAACAGAAAGATGTCAGAACATATAAGGTAACGGGACAGATCTTTTTTGCTTCTGTATCTGAGCTGATGAATGCCATCGATTATGATGAAGGTGTGAAACGGATTGTCATTGATTTGACAGGTGCCCACGTATGGGATGATTCAGGAGCGGCGGCTCTTGAGAAAATTGTCGCCAAATGTAAAGAATACGGAATTGAGGCTGAATTAAAGGGATTAAATCAGAAAAGCCGAGATTTAATGAAGCAAATGGCATAG
- a CDS encoding bile acid:sodium symporter family protein produces MPLLTPSSVAAGVLLSQHISWMAGAVPWIFAFITFTGSLSANFQSLKRSIEQPLPMIMALFVLHIFMPVFAWGSGHLIFSGDPLTVTGLIMGVVIPTGITSLIWAAMYKGNVGLTLSIILVDTVLSPFIVPLSLSVLAGANVQMDVWGMMKGLLEMVVLPSIAGMMVNQFSPPVRTQAISRTLSPFSKLCLMIVIAINSSEIAPYVTHLDIKFAGIAAVVFFIAMTGYAVAWLIGRLLKRSQDEIVSLIYTGGMRNISAGAVLAVSFFPSQVAVPVVIGMLFQQILAALFGYLLRRFELKPVVMKYEKNRSAT; encoded by the coding sequence ATGCCGCTTTTGACTCCGTCAAGTGTGGCGGCGGGTGTGCTGTTATCTCAGCATATCAGCTGGATGGCCGGCGCTGTGCCGTGGATTTTTGCTTTTATTACATTTACGGGCAGTCTGAGTGCCAATTTTCAATCGCTGAAGCGAAGTATTGAGCAGCCGCTCCCGATGATCATGGCATTGTTTGTTCTGCATATTTTCATGCCTGTTTTTGCATGGGGAAGCGGTCATCTGATATTCAGCGGTGACCCTTTAACTGTGACGGGGCTGATAATGGGTGTGGTGATTCCGACCGGAATTACGAGTTTGATTTGGGCCGCGATGTATAAGGGGAATGTCGGATTGACGCTGTCTATAATCCTGGTTGATACCGTACTGTCTCCTTTTATCGTGCCGCTGAGCCTTTCTGTCCTGGCCGGGGCAAATGTCCAGATGGATGTGTGGGGAATGATGAAAGGGCTTTTGGAAATGGTGGTGCTTCCGTCTATCGCAGGGATGATGGTCAACCAGTTTTCCCCGCCGGTCAGGACTCAGGCGATAAGCCGGACGCTGTCTCCTTTTTCAAAACTCTGTCTGATGATAGTCATTGCCATTAACAGTTCGGAAATCGCGCCGTATGTTACGCACTTGGATATCAAATTTGCGGGCATTGCGGCCGTGGTATTTTTTATTGCCATGACGGGTTATGCTGTGGCTTGGCTGATCGGAAGGCTGTTGAAGCGGAGCCAGGATGAAATTGTCTCTCTGATTTATACGGGAGGCATGCGCAATATCAGTGCTGGGGCCGTTCTCGCCGTTTCGTTTTTTCCGTCGCAAGTGGCGGTTCCGGTCGTCATCGGGATGCTTTTTCAGCAAATCCTTGCCGCTTTATTCGGCTATTTGCTGAGGCGCTTTGAACTTAAGCCGGTCGTTATGAAGTATGAAAAAAACCGCTCAGCCACGTGA
- a CDS encoding alpha/beta hydrolase encodes MRGTLTEHRINGKECTVYLPPSYSVQTKALPWVYVLDGGVLFLEQMEKLEFQFANGTLPELIFAGIKPDNRLDEYTPWPAPSLSPAFHDFGGKGSLFLEDLTNTIIPTVEDMHHMSPDPETRGLIGASLGGLFSMYAMLQKPEIFGRIGCISGSFWYEKSADYVRSAPLRQTRQRIYMSVGSREAEHKNNIQNTMVRQNRDVHESMRQKGFSHSQLCFTIEEGAVHHQEAFKRQFISALSWLYGKNRSRG; translated from the coding sequence ATGAGAGGCACACTCACAGAACACCGGATAAACGGAAAGGAATGCACGGTGTATCTTCCTCCCTCCTATTCGGTTCAAACCAAGGCTTTACCCTGGGTTTACGTACTTGATGGGGGTGTTTTGTTTTTAGAGCAGATGGAGAAGCTTGAATTCCAATTTGCGAACGGAACACTTCCTGAATTGATTTTCGCCGGCATCAAACCGGATAACAGGCTCGATGAGTACACACCATGGCCTGCGCCTTCCCTGAGCCCTGCGTTTCATGATTTCGGCGGCAAAGGGAGCCTCTTTCTTGAAGACCTGACAAATACCATCATCCCAACGGTTGAAGATATGCATCACATGTCTCCGGACCCGGAAACAAGAGGACTGATCGGCGCGTCATTAGGCGGATTGTTTTCAATGTACGCGATGTTACAGAAGCCTGAGATATTCGGCAGAATCGGCTGTATCTCCGGGTCCTTCTGGTATGAAAAATCGGCAGACTATGTCCGCTCCGCACCTTTGCGGCAGACACGGCAGCGCATCTATATGTCTGTCGGCAGCCGTGAAGCTGAGCATAAAAACAACATCCAAAACACTATGGTCAGACAAAATAGAGACGTGCATGAAAGCATGAGGCAAAAAGGCTTCTCTCACTCTCAGCTCTGTTTCACGATTGAAGAGGGCGCCGTGCACCATCAAGAAGCGTTCAAAAGACAATTCATTTCAGCTCTAAGCTGGCTGTACGGAAAAAACCGCTCACGTGGCTGA
- the feuC gene encoding iron ABC transporter permease FeuC yields MAGIYIILIVLILLVSYFSMTSGSFSAKPGELLSTLFHIHPNPQYEILLFQLRLPRIVMAAAIGLGLGIAGTVIQAITKNGLADPGILGINAGAGAGIVAFMLLFQGQSEATALASAMGMPVFGLIGGLMAAVLIYIFAWHRGHLESGRIILVGIAMNSGFSALSLFLSLKMDPQDYEMAMVWKNGSIWSANWMTITAILPWLIVFIPLLMAKMSLLDTIRFDEDTVKSLGVSSNKEKTILLVACIALISACVTAAGSMAFVGLIAPHISRRLAGIEHRYSLPVSGLVGMLLVISADFAGKLFFQPSEVPAGIILAILGVPYFFFLLFKQKKGLDA; encoded by the coding sequence ATGGCCGGAATTTATATCATACTGATTGTTCTCATATTGCTCGTAAGCTATTTCAGCATGACCAGCGGTTCTTTTTCCGCAAAGCCGGGTGAACTGCTCAGTACGCTTTTCCACATCCATCCGAATCCTCAATATGAAATTTTGCTGTTTCAGCTGAGGCTGCCGCGCATTGTCATGGCGGCTGCCATCGGACTCGGTTTGGGGATAGCCGGAACCGTTATTCAGGCCATTACCAAAAACGGACTGGCCGATCCCGGGATTTTAGGCATCAATGCCGGAGCCGGAGCGGGAATCGTTGCGTTTATGCTTCTGTTTCAGGGGCAATCTGAAGCGACGGCGCTTGCATCAGCCATGGGTATGCCTGTCTTCGGCCTCATCGGAGGATTGATGGCGGCCGTGCTGATTTATATTTTCGCCTGGCACCGGGGCCATTTGGAATCCGGCAGAATTATTCTCGTCGGAATCGCCATGAATTCCGGATTCAGCGCGCTGTCTCTATTTCTTTCATTAAAAATGGACCCGCAGGACTATGAGATGGCGATGGTCTGGAAGAACGGCAGCATCTGGTCAGCAAACTGGATGACCATTACGGCGATACTCCCGTGGCTGATCGTGTTCATCCCTCTGCTGATGGCGAAAATGTCATTGTTGGATACCATACGTTTCGATGAGGACACGGTGAAAAGCCTCGGTGTTTCATCCAATAAAGAAAAAACCATTTTACTCGTTGCCTGCATCGCTCTGATCAGCGCATGTGTGACCGCAGCGGGCAGCATGGCGTTTGTCGGACTGATCGCGCCTCATATTTCCCGCAGGCTTGCCGGAATTGAACACAGATATTCGTTACCGGTCAGCGGACTGGTGGGTATGCTTCTCGTCATATCCGCCGACTTTGCGGGCAAATTGTTCTTTCAGCCATCAGAAGTGCCGGCGGGCATTATTCTGGCGATTCTCGGCGTTCCTTATTTCTTTTTTCTGCTGTTTAAACAAAAAAAGGGATTGGACGCATGA